A region of the Echeneis naucrates chromosome 15, fEcheNa1.1, whole genome shotgun sequence genome:
TGATTGTTCTCGATATTTCAGCCTGGTGGAATATTAGACAGAATATGCCAGGTTGTCAGAGACAGGCtgaggtaggtgtgtgtgtgtcatgcttTTAATACGGTAATAAGGCAGTCAGAAGAACACTTAGACTTCCTAAGGTGACAGCAGTTTTATCGCACGTCGCCTCATAAACTGCCATCATATCTGTTCGCCACTATTATCAAATGGGTGTTTAGTGTGCtccagtgtgtctgtgcgtgggtgtgtgaaAGAGACCAAGAATGAGTGAACAacccttgtgtgtgtgcatgtttgtatttgtgtgtgtgtgtgtgtgtgtgtgtgtgtgtgtgtgtgtgtgtgtgtgtagatggcATTGTCATGAGAGTAAAAACAGATCAGCATGATCCTGGCTAAGGGCAGCAATACTGTAGGACCAAGTTTTTTATGAGAAAAATAAGCCCATCCTGATgtgaaagtgacatttttctttttgcacctAGCCTAGGCAGCTGTGATCAAGCTTAGGTCAATAAAATGTCTGTCTATCCATTGAGCTGCCACACCTATCAAAAGATGAAAGTTTGTCTTTAAAGGAGAGATAGAATTCAGTAGGGAGAGAGTGGTTCCTTTCTGTGAGGCATGCAGGAAATTAATCAAGGAAATGGAGTTTTTGGTGTGCCTATATCACATCTAATCTATCCTTTGTCCGCATGTAGCCAGCTCCAAGCCTCACCAATCAAGAGCAACACGCTGGTTTTATGAAAAGCCACTTGTTCCTTGCAtaattgtgggggggggggggttcattgCTGAGTTAAatgggaggtggaggtggaaggAGGGGCAGAGTTGTTTGCCCATGTAAAGTGTGATCCAGATAATAGCTTTCTCATCAAAGGCGGCAATTACATTCATTACAACGACACAAGGCGCGCCTGCAAGGAAATTAAGtggtgagagggaaaaaaaaaaaaaagcttaatatATACCTCCTTTTTCCTATCCCGAACCTCTCAGTTCTTTTTCAAATGCTCCACGTGGAGCGGGAGGCCtaaagaaagaaacagtcaCAGTAGAGGAAGAATAAATCTCGTCAAAGTCCCTCTTCACCTTTCTGCATCTAAGAGCCTCCCGCCTACCGTTACTATGGCTGCACTTGTCTAGGATTAAAAAAGCTTTTCCAGAAGGATAATCTCTGCTCAGCTTTACACAAGCCCAACAAATGACATCACCTCTTAAGAAACTGCTTAAGACCTTCTCTAAATTAAATTCCAATTTCTTTCAGGGAAAGGAGGTGCAAATTAATTGTCTTGTGTGGCATTAAACCACAAACAGCCTGTAAATCAAGCAGTTAAGAGGAGAAGGGAACCTTTTCATTCACGCCTTTTAAATGTGAATCAGAGCAAGTGGATAACACTGCAATCTTCTCAAAGACAGGTGTCCCAGAGCCCATTCTACATGTGGCAGTGTGTATATTCAAACTTGCTCATATAATTTAGATTGGTCTTTCGAGGGGTTTGAGTTCAAATCAGAAGTACGAGTTAGTGAATCattgtatttaaataaaatacatttttgattagCGTGATTTATGTTACAGCAGATATTGTATAAGTGTATCAAAGGCTGAAGATAACCTCCTCATCATCTAACACAGTTTTTCATCAACATCCAAGTATTTTCTACACACATTTCCACCATTGCAACTGCAAATAGATGTAAATACTGGACCCACTAAGCCCTATTTGAGTATTACCTGCACTAGCTCTCATTAATACATGCTCACTGCCCTTTTAACAGAATAGCTTAATATATTGTGCAGTGGTGATGTCATTAATGCAAAATTAAGAATGACCAATTCTTCCCCTTAAGTATTTTTAGGCTTAATAAATCTGTCCTTCAAACCAGCAGCAACACTGGCTCTAACTGCAGGAAATACTTAGtaggaaataaaacataagaTTATTGTTTCCAAGATTTATAAgacatgatttaaaaacaaaacagtttaaaCAAATGAGGGCACAAACAGTGtgtactttgtctttttgtggcAACAAATCATTGTGGCTGTGTCTGAATTATTCAACAGGATCTGGCCTCAGTGGAAACCTGAGCATAATTAAATtgcaataaaataacattagTGTGGACAGGCTATTAGAGGATGATGCAATTGGCTGCTCTAGCGGTCATGGTTCAACTGAATAGGTCGACTGCCATGTCTTCCACAGATCCTATACATGCAGTCCCCCCTGGGATGGACAGCTGACTGAGACAGGACTCCCTCACTACCTTTACACTGAACTTTCCATGTCCGACACCGATCACCATGAAATGCATAATGTTAATGAGTCAAACCTTTCATACAACACTGCACTTACTGTCTTCTGCATTTTTTACCTTCGTAACATGCTGTCATGTGGAGTCCTTGACAGTGTAGACTGTGCAGCTGACAGGGAAGGATTTCTACCATCGCTGAGACATGGGCGCCATCTAGAGCACAGATGGTGAGCTATACTCACATTTGGACAGGCAATAGCAGGTGAATATGATTGAATAGACctgtggaaaaaatgcaaaattagTATGTCTGCACTTCCtgagtggaaacacaaacatatcacACAATAACTACACTTTCAATTCAGTCTATTACACCGATAAGTAAATGATTTCTCATTACCAAATGAATGGTTCATGTTGCAAAATTCATTGTTCAGCAGTTTTACATTACTGGTGTAATGCCATTGCTCTGACTCAAGCGGGCTATAATGCGGTAAGAAGATACAGCAACTTCAGTCAACTTAGTCATTTGTTATCTTCTCCTCAGTGGTTTTCCTACAACTTTGACACAAATGGGGCAATGCGATCTTCAACAAGCCCTTCCTTGTAAATTATTGATTGTGATCAAACATGGATGAGTCGATAGCTTTTGAACGCAGTGCAATTGTTGTGCCTCATTTGCCACTTGACCATAATTGCAAGCTGTACATCTAAGTCTGCCATGTCTGGGACAAAAGAAAGGACAAGCTATCAGTTAACTTCACTAGCTAgtgtttcaaattcaaaatgccCATATAAAGAAACTCATCAGTGATGGCAAAGTGCGTTGTTTGAAGTATCCTGAAGCAATAACAATATCATCCTCGAAttaaagacttaaaaaaaaaaaaaaaaaaacttgttaaaaaaaacctcaatgACAGGGTACCATATTAGTGTGGCTAAATCTAAAAGTTTGTTGAGTTCACCTTAATGGTTACAataagccaaacaaacaaaaaacaaaccccaggTACGTGTTTTAACAGCAATGCTAGCTAACATTTTCAGCTGattgtcctgtgtgtgtttcagctcgGCGGATAAACTAGCTAAAGTTCGTTTgttttccacattcattttgaaaaggtCATTTTTAAAGCAGCGGCCGAAAACACCGAGCTCAAACTGAAGGCCAACCCTGGAGGTCTACGGTTAGTAAATAATACTTTATTTAAATGGAACTGTATCTTACCCAATCCTTTTCATGAAGGGCCGTGTTGTTGGTAGAAATGTCACGTTTTTGGTCGTCAGGCACTAAAAGCACCGATGAAAAGCAGTTGCATTGGGCCATATTGACGTTGAGggatttttcattgttttgttttgtttttttattttttattttttgttttttgctgttgctgttgtttgcttgcttgcttcTTAATTTTGGTGAGTAACATCGTATGACTTGTAGCCCTAAGAACCTTTCTTGTCGGACTGCGCTGAGATTTCTGCAGGACGGTTTTAAGCGGTGCACAACAAGTGAACTTTGACCCctaaaactgttttattgttttgatttcGCAGGTTGTTTTTCCTTGTAGATTGTGGTGAGTGTGTTGGCTGTATTGGTATTTTAAAGCTAGTGCTAGTCCTTGGGGTTCATTAACAAGCCTGCAGAGGATGTGAAATGATGAGTGTGTCGACCCGATACGGAAGTAGCTGCCGACAAAGATGCTATCTCCGAGataagctaacgttagctttgCGGCTAACTCAGCGTACGTAGCTTTGGTAACAACATGACGGCGAGGACCTGTGTGTAGGAGCGACCTAGCTCACAGCGGATCGCACCTATTTCCTGCATGTCATCCGCCGTTTTCCAATACAATTCCGAGTGTGTGTCCGGATAGCCCAAAACCGGAtttccaaagcaaaaaaaataaaaacacctcaaacaaaagaaaccaaacacGTTTGCACTTAACCGACGAGTTATCTTCTAAGAGGTAGGTGTGCAACTTTGGAAATCAGCTAGCTAGGTTAACGGCAGAAATGGATTAAGTGTCAATTTGGCCTTTTTGTttgggtgtttgtgtgacattttgatGTTCTGGCCCCATGTCGATTCATGATTGTGGTCGCTGTAGTAAAACATGTAACACATCCTTGTAGTGTTGGGGGAAATTGCACCGCTTTCTTTCAATGGGTGAGGAAAAGCCGGACACGCTGGACTTTGTGAAGGATTTCCAGGAATATCTCAGCCAGCAGACTCAACATGTCAACATGATATCAGGCTCTGTCAGCGGAGTCAAAGAGGCCGACGAGCTGCCTGCAGGTAATCTAACTGTAAATGGgttcttttaatgtttttgtatcATGCTGCTTCTTGCATGCTGTTGTGGACTGCATATTGTCACAAGCTAGCTGTATAAATGAATTAAAGGCACCTTCTGCATCTATGAAAATCAGACATTATCATCGAGGGAAACAAATTATTCACCACTAAAGTATAGTCCAAGTTGGGTAAGAGATCTCTAATATAAATGCTAAGTCTAAAATCTAAGGATAATAGTTGTGTATGCAGACTGCAGTCAAAATGGATTGGACCACCCTTCAGTGGACATGTCTTTGGAAGATGGCTCTGGGATACTTGTGGATGGTTTTGAGAGGACCTATGACGGCAAGCTGAAGTGTCGCTACTGCAACTATGCCACCAGAGGGACAGCACGACTCATTGAGCACATCCGAATTCACACAGGTATTAATGGTTATACACGGGGATAGCGCTCATATGGGTTGTGTTATTTAACCTGTCCTCTTAAATCAAACAGGAGAGAAGCCACACCGCTGCCACCTTTGCCCATTTGCCTCTGCCTATGAGCGCCATCTGGAGGCCCACATGCGATCGCACACAGGTGAGAAGCCCTACAAGTGTGAGCTATGCTCTTTCCGCTGCAGTGATCGGAGCAACTTGTCGCACCATCGCCGCCGGCGGCACAAACTCCTGCCAATGAAAGGTGCTCGGTCACTTTCACACAAGAAAATGCTGAGTGTTTTACAGAAGAAGGCCAGCTCACTGGGCTATGGCCGCCGACTCCTAATCAACTTCAGCCCACCTTCAATGGTCGTGCACAAAGCTGACAATGTGAATGACTTCTCTCATGAGCTGCCACACTTACGTCAGGAGACCTATGATAATCAGAATCGAGCAGTGGAGGATGGGCTTTCCACAAATCAAAATCACCATCACCATGAGATGGTCATGGACAACCCCCTGAATCAGCTGTCCACCCTGGCAGGCCAGTTGGCTAGCCTCCCCTCAGATTCTCAGGGTCAGACTCAACCCCCCATGTCTCCGGGGGCAGAATCTATTGTTGATGAGAAGCCCTTCCTCATCCAGCAACCCCACCCTGCCACAGCTCCAGTGGCTGTCTCATCCAGCATGGCTcatgcctcctcctcttccccaaTCACACCAGAGCCCAGGGCTCCTCCCCACAGCAATTGCAGCCCAGGAGGGGGACCCTGCAGTGAGCACAGTGGGCGCACCAGTACCCCTAGTATCTCCAACAGCCAACCCAGTACACCAGCTCCAGGCCTGTCTGCCCCACTCCAGGACTCACACATGTTGCATCACTGCCAACACTGTGACATCTACTTCCCAGACAACATCCTCTACACCATCCACATGGGCTGCCATGGCTACGAAAACCCATTCCAGTGCAACATCTGTGGCCACAAGTGCAAAAGCAAGTACGACTTTGCCTGCCACTTTGCCCGTGGCCAGCACAAGTAAttgatgaaatatataaacaagcTTATAAAGGACAGCTTTGTTTTTATCAATTCCatagtaattttatttattggtcTTTTACTTGGCCTTGATGTAGCCTAGCCTTTGAAAGTTACTTATACAGGAAAATATCAGTGGTTCCATTTTGTATAATTAAAGGTGACCATTCAAGTGTATTATAAAGGGATGATCAGTGTTTTCAACAGGttgaaaattttatttgtggTGGCACTGTTATGAGCTGTGAAGacatcagaaaaacaatttCTCTCTTGAGGCAAACTAActgataaagtaaaaaaaaaaacataggtGATTCATTTAGAAATCTGAACGCAAACCTATGATGTAAACCTTTGGAATATCAGCATCTGTCATGTTCCATCaacatgattttaaatatgacttttctaaataaaatacataCGTATTTGTTACTCTAAATAAAACCAACTACAACATTACCTCATGGTGGACAAAGCACAACTGCAGCTCGCTTCTGCCTTCAGAGAGAAcaaagggggggagggggtaaACTTTCACAGTAAACTTCACACTCCACAGGACATCCCTTtagatgaaaacaaactaacaaatgACAGAACAAATACGTTTTGCAGAGAAATTCTGGCTGGGCCACCTAAATAAATTCTCAACACTCCTGCCGCCAAACACATTTCTTGAGTGACATCTATGCAGGAGTCAAACTGTTGGCCTCGAGTGATCTCACTTAAGCCTTGTTGAACTTATTTCAGTGCTTTTGGTGCATTACTACTATTTCTTTGCAGTGCCTGATATAGTAACTTTCCTGTGTGTCCAAGATAAGGAGGACTGTTTCTTTCAAGATTATTATCGGTAAATTATTCTCTTCGTAATGTAAAGGATAGGCCCAGAACCTTAGGAAAAACATTGTAGTTTTCTATGGTAGCAATGATTTATTTGCCAAACTTTTTCTCCATGAGTGCTGCTAATAAACTTTGGAATGCCAGCTGTATTACACGGATGGCGTTCACAGTAAAACCTGGCCACCCTTTGTATGGTCAGCAAGTTAAGCTGTTAAACTacattttgtcatgttatttttaaatttccGTCACACAGTGTCCTTCCTTGACCAGCATCATAGTAActcctctcattttttttaagagtgtTGCATATCCTTTGAATAACATTCTGGTCTTTTGATATTGTATGAAGTCACTTTGATATCCAGTATATCCATGTGTAGGACAGCATCACCAAGTCTTGTGTCTCTCGTGAACACTTTTTCAGAATTGCCACGAAACACTGGGAATGCCACGTTTTAGCCTCTGTGATAACACACCAAAATTGCCCATTCATCATGTGGATCCCAGTGCTTTTCTGAATATTTACTGAGTATTGTATTCTGAGTGGTTGGATTGATGTTCAGTGTCGAAAAAAGCTAAAACATTTTATGGAAAGACTGCTACTTTAGCAAAATCATTTTGCCTTGAGTACTGTTGTCTGTTGCTTAGCAACACATGTGGAGAACATAGTTACTGTTTTTAAGATCTCCGTTTTGTCACCATGCTTACCAGTAATAGGGACATCCAGTAATGACGGCCTTATGTTCTCTCAGTGTGTCGTAGGTTCATAGGTGATGGTGATTTTTGAAGCCTTCTTGCAATCACTCTTCCTCTAGGATGGCAAATCATTTTATTGTGGGATGGACTAATCAAACTAATTTATAAGTAAAGTGTTTTCTAACAGAACTGTGTTTggtcctttcttttcctttcctccagctctgaattacaaaaaaatacgTTAGTCAAACATAATGAAATACACAAGCAGATTGTCTTTTGATGCTGCGTTTAATCAAGTATGGTGATAAAGAGAGAAATGGTGACTATAATtcagaaaatgaacagaaagataagccataattttttttaaagatgtctGATGCAGCTCACTGCAACATCAAGTTAAGCCTTGTCCTGCTTATCATCAACTTTCTTGTCCTGCTTCTCGTCAACCTTCTTGTCCTGCTTCTCGTCAACCTTCTTGTCCTGCTTCTCGTCAACCTTCTTGTCCTGCTTCTCGTCAACTTTCTTGTCCTGCTTCTCGTCAACCTTCTTGTCCTGCTTCTCGTCAACCTTCTTGTCCTGCTTCTCATCAACCTTCTTGTCCTGCTTCTCGTCTTCATTTGCTGCATCAGCATTTTTCTCAGGCTctggcaaagagagagagaaagttttaatattttcatgagtccagtaaaatttattttcctgttgaaTTTACATTATTAAAAAACAGCATATAAATGCTAACACACCTTCGAGCTGGATGGGACCCAGGACTAGAGTTTGGCTCTCATGTTCTGACCCCACATCTCTGGTCATACGTCTGTTGCAGCCACGGCGGCAGCGAGAATTGTAGTCAGAAGCTGGACATATCAGAACCTTGCACTGAATGTACACTGAATCTGTGGCTCGCAGGAAATGGAAAGCCCTGAATGTGAAACGGGCATAGGCATTGGTACCAGTGGTGTAGGCGTAGTAGGTGTTGTCCACTGGACACCTGAGGGTGAAGCAGACGGAGAAAGTGTCACATATTTTCATGTTAGGAGAACACACAGGGCTAAGATTTGGAAGTGGTATAAGATGTCTTCAGATTCCTTCAGCAAAAGCACCAACACTTATCAGTATTAAAGTAGCAAATTATAAATGAGTGGTAATtaaaaaacagagataaaagcacaaaaacatcattacaAAATGAGTAAAACTCTCAAATTATCATTCTCCTGAAAGCTCTAACTGACATAAAAAATGACATTACCAGATCTGTTATCTCCTAATGATGggttcaaaacaaacatttaaattctaTGTTACTTTCTCTTGTGAAATTGCATCGTGTTTGCACTTGTTCACCTCAAAGAGCTATTAAAAGAAATCAGCAGATTCAGAGTCAGTAATGTCTTCAAAATTGCTGACAAGTCATGGATATCTGAAACGTTACGGGACGTCACCAGCTTTGATATTTGGGGGCCATaagtgttttattattatttattaacgTTCAAAATTGTAAAACAATTATAGTTACAATAAATATACAAGAGAGGAAATGTTAAGTAAGTAGTAAGATAATAGTAATGCTCAAATACAAATAACTCAAAATTGTACCTAATTGCTGTCCAGTACTGTAGTAAATGTACTTAGTAGTTGTCTTAGTAGTAATTTCTCATTAGAAATTTAAGCAATATGATTTTAATCCTGCTgttcttattttgaaaacaggCACAGGCTTTTGGAGAGTTGTGAAGCAAATGCGATGTTCATCTTACCCGTTACGGACCAGATAGTAAGGCCTGCTTTGGAAATCATGGGGCGATGGTGAGGCCACACAGGTATCAAGAAAGAGAACCAGGGTGTGGTCACCCCTTCTCAGGTCCAATTGGACATACATTGGCTGGTTGAGTCTCACATTGTATGGCACATCAGTCACCTGAGGGTGTTAAATATCAGGATTATGtgtaagtaataataatagtcatCTGTATAGAAAGCCAT
Encoded here:
- the ikzf5 gene encoding zinc finger protein Pegasus isoform X1, with translation MGEEKPDTLDFVKDFQEYLSQQTQHVNMISGSVSGVKEADELPADCSQNGLDHPSVDMSLEDGSGILVDGFERTYDGKLKCRYCNYATRGTARLIEHIRIHTGEKPHRCHLCPFASAYERHLEAHMRSHTGEKPYKCELCSFRCSDRSNLSHHRRRRHKLLPMKGARSLSHKKMLSVLQKKASSLGYGRRLLINFSPPSMVVHKADNVNDFSHELPHLRQETYDNQNRAVEDGLSTNQNHHHHEMVMDNPLNQLSTLAGQLASLPSDSQGQTQPPMSPGAESIVDEKPFLIQQPHPATAPVAVSSSMAHASSSSPITPEPRAPPHSNCSPGGGPCSEHSGRTSTPSISNSQPSTPAPGLSAPLQDSHMLHHCQHCDIYFPDNILYTIHMGCHGYENPFQCNICGHKCKSKYDFACHFARGQHK
- the ikzf5 gene encoding zinc finger protein Pegasus isoform X2; the protein is MGEEKPDTLDFVKDFQEYLSQQTQHVNMISGSVSGVKEADELPAGNLTVNGQNGLDHPSVDMSLEDGSGILVDGFERTYDGKLKCRYCNYATRGTARLIEHIRIHTGEKPHRCHLCPFASAYERHLEAHMRSHTGEKPYKCELCSFRCSDRSNLSHHRRRRHKLLPMKGARSLSHKKMLSVLQKKASSLGYGRRLLINFSPPSMVVHKADNVNDFSHELPHLRQETYDNQNRAVEDGLSTNQNHHHHEMVMDNPLNQLSTLAGQLASLPSDSQGQTQPPMSPGAESIVDEKPFLIQQPHPATAPVAVSSSMAHASSSSPITPEPRAPPHSNCSPGGGPCSEHSGRTSTPSISNSQPSTPAPGLSAPLQDSHMLHHCQHCDIYFPDNILYTIHMGCHGYENPFQCNICGHKCKSKYDFACHFARGQHK